A stretch of Clostridium formicaceticum DNA encodes these proteins:
- the grxC gene encoding glutaredoxin 3 translates to MDVTLYTKDYCPYCKRAVALLQSKNVAFNEIDVTHDETTFKEIQAKTGWDTVPQIFIHGEFIGGCDDLYALEKQGVLNSKLGIKE, encoded by the coding sequence ATGGATGTTACACTTTATACAAAAGACTACTGCCCTTATTGCAAAAGAGCTGTAGCACTTTTACAGAGTAAGAATGTAGCCTTTAACGAAATTGATGTCACACATGATGAAACAACATTTAAAGAAATTCAAGCAAAAACTGGTTGGGACACTGTACCTCAGATTTTTATTCATGGAGAATTTATTGGAGGCTGTGATGATTTATATGCTTTAGAAAAACAAGGGGTCTTAAATAGTAAATTAGGTATAAAAGAATAA
- a CDS encoding aspartate kinase, translating to MDIKVAKFGGTSLADAGQFRKVQSIIESDEHRRYVIPSAPGKRYKEDTKVTDLLYLCHTQLQHKVSFDDTFHKICDRYLEIVKDLDLSLDLMPYLIDIKNTIEKGASLDYIASRGEYLNGIILSNLLGYVFIDAKEVIFFDKDHTLNLELTEKKMQEYLSSIERAVIPGFYGALPNGEVKIFSRGGSDITGALVARAVNACVYENWTDVSGLLMTDPNIVRDPKPIQEITYRELRELSYMGASVLHEETIFPVLDAGIPINIRNTNAPECPGTMIVSYADPITHIGEITGIAGKKDFTVIALEKNRMNAEVGFVRKLLTVFENNNISFEHLPSGIDTVSVVVTDCQLENKLDKLLNEIQQQCDPDLIEVYPNMALIATVGHGMAYTPGISAKLFTALSNEGINVRMIDQGSSEINIIVGVENDDFEKSVEAIYHAFV from the coding sequence ATGGATATAAAAGTAGCTAAGTTCGGAGGAACTTCACTGGCGGATGCTGGCCAATTTCGAAAAGTACAAAGTATCATTGAGAGTGATGAACACAGGAGATATGTGATACCTTCAGCACCTGGAAAACGGTATAAGGAGGATACAAAAGTCACAGATCTTCTTTACTTGTGTCATACACAACTTCAGCATAAGGTAAGTTTTGATGATACTTTCCATAAGATATGTGATCGTTACTTAGAAATTGTTAAAGATCTAGACCTTTCGTTGGATTTGATGCCTTATCTTATAGACATAAAAAATACAATTGAAAAAGGTGCTTCTTTAGATTATATAGCTAGTCGTGGGGAATATCTCAATGGTATTATCTTATCGAATCTGCTGGGTTATGTATTCATTGATGCTAAGGAAGTTATTTTTTTCGATAAAGATCACACTTTAAACTTAGAGTTAACAGAAAAAAAGATGCAAGAATATTTATCTAGTATTGAAAGAGCTGTTATTCCAGGTTTTTATGGTGCTCTTCCTAATGGAGAAGTCAAAATTTTCTCTAGGGGTGGTTCAGATATCACTGGAGCCTTGGTGGCAAGAGCTGTTAATGCCTGTGTTTATGAAAACTGGACAGATGTATCAGGATTACTCATGACAGATCCTAACATCGTAAGGGACCCAAAACCCATTCAAGAGATTACTTATCGTGAATTAAGAGAGCTTTCTTATATGGGGGCTTCGGTTTTACACGAGGAAACCATCTTTCCAGTATTGGATGCTGGCATTCCTATCAATATTAGAAACACGAATGCACCTGAATGTCCCGGTACAATGATTGTCAGCTATGCAGATCCTATAACGCATATCGGTGAAATTACAGGAATCGCAGGGAAAAAAGATTTTACTGTTATTGCTTTAGAAAAAAACCGTATGAATGCAGAAGTGGGCTTTGTTAGAAAACTCCTTACTGTATTTGAAAATAATAATATTTCTTTTGAACACCTACCTAGCGGTATTGATACAGTGTCTGTAGTGGTTACCGACTGTCAACTAGAAAATAAATTAGATAAACTATTAAACGAAATTCAACAGCAGTGTGACCCTGATTTGATAGAGGTTTATCCCAATATGGCGCTTATTGCAACTGTGGGTCATGGTATGGCCTACACCCCTGGTATTTCTGCTAAACTTTTTACTGCCCTGTCAAATGAAGGCATTAATGTTCGTATGATTGATCAAGGCTCCAGCGAAATTAATATTATCGTTGGTGTTGAAAATGATGATTTTGAAAAGTCTGTAGAAGCAATCTATCACGCGTTTGTGTAA
- a CDS encoding DUF2935 domain-containing protein: protein MKEVKFEEVALFEHRFWLQVLGDHARFIFDNLSPKETKEIEQANRFICIFDKLLEEAKKPLKDTELMTLTNQAYHYAHEIRLFKLDLIRQHLVGNIEIGLPPTFINHMVNEVEEYLRVLAYLMINQIPISTAIHNHLIWLLDAAGHAAGIAGDLDMVEKRLTEQSQLFTQRFEEFYIKAVEMAGYMRTCLEIFPALDRFNLQVEGEIQLFKVFLRELEELELNNKLLGTLAPLMLDHMAREECYYLIKLAEVSNVKMPDCDPTKPRTEG from the coding sequence TTGAAGGAAGTAAAATTTGAAGAAGTAGCCTTGTTTGAGCACCGATTCTGGCTACAGGTGCTAGGAGATCACGCACGATTTATATTTGATAATTTGTCTCCAAAGGAAACGAAGGAAATAGAGCAGGCAAATCGCTTTATTTGTATTTTTGATAAACTATTGGAAGAAGCTAAAAAACCCTTAAAGGATACAGAATTAATGACGCTTACAAATCAAGCCTATCACTATGCCCACGAAATTCGACTGTTTAAGTTAGATTTAATACGTCAACATTTAGTTGGCAACATAGAAATAGGTTTACCCCCTACTTTTATTAATCATATGGTGAATGAAGTAGAAGAATATTTGAGAGTATTGGCCTATCTAATGATAAATCAAATACCTATTTCTACCGCTATTCATAATCATCTTATATGGCTTTTGGATGCGGCTGGTCATGCTGCCGGTATTGCTGGTGATTTAGATATGGTAGAAAAAAGGTTGACGGAACAAAGTCAACTCTTTACCCAACGTTTTGAAGAATTTTACATAAAAGCTGTAGAAATGGCAGGATATATGCGGACTTGCCTTGAGATATTTCCTGCTTTAGATCGATTTAATCTACAGGTAGAAGGAGAAATACAACTATTTAAAGTATTTTTAAGGGAACTAGAGGAGCTGGAATTAAACAATAAACTGTTAGGCACTTTAGCTCCCTTGATGTTGGACCATATGGCTAGAGAGGAATGCTACTACCTTATAAAATTGGCTGAAGTATCTAATGTGAAGATGCCTGACTGCGATCCTACTAAGCCAAGGACAGAAGGATAA
- a CDS encoding alpha/beta hydrolase, whose translation MLLLFILSILLLLIVAIGFYLSNIVIYPKTLSREETYHLEIEAARINKTLFENLYKEEITIKSPYGYSLHGLYFPTKEAKNTIILCHGITYTLFGCVKYMDLYLKRGFNILLYDHRNHGKSGGNTTTYGFYEKYDLKAWTDWIFQKHNHQCKIGIHGESMGAAIALQHAEIDARASFYVADCPYDTLFDILKYRLKKEYHLPSFPFLQIANFFYKLKTKSSFYDVSPRSALKKVVTPIFFIHGLEDSYIPSSMTVTMYNIKKGAKKLYLAPNAGHVKAYWHNRQEYNTLLGEFLKEIDF comes from the coding sequence ATGCTTTTACTATTTATTTTAAGCATACTTTTACTACTTATTGTTGCTATTGGTTTTTATTTATCAAATATCGTCATCTATCCAAAAACCCTCTCCCGTGAAGAAACCTATCACTTAGAGATAGAGGCAGCTAGAATAAACAAGACTTTATTTGAGAATTTATATAAGGAAGAAATAACGATAAAATCTCCCTATGGTTATAGCCTTCATGGTCTCTATTTTCCCACAAAAGAAGCTAAAAACACCATCATCCTATGCCACGGCATTACCTATACTCTTTTTGGATGTGTTAAGTATATGGATCTTTATTTAAAAAGAGGCTTTAATATCTTACTCTACGATCACAGAAATCATGGAAAAAGCGGAGGAAATACCACTACTTATGGTTTTTATGAAAAATATGATTTAAAGGCATGGACTGATTGGATTTTTCAAAAACATAATCATCAGTGTAAAATAGGTATTCATGGTGAGTCTATGGGTGCAGCGATAGCATTGCAACATGCTGAAATTGATGCTAGAGCATCTTTTTATGTTGCAGATTGTCCCTATGATACCCTCTTTGATATTTTAAAATATCGCCTAAAAAAAGAATACCATTTACCATCTTTTCCTTTTTTACAAATTGCTAACTTTTTTTATAAGTTAAAAACAAAAAGTTCTTTTTATGATGTTTCTCCTAGAAGTGCTCTAAAAAAAGTGGTTACACCTATTTTTTTCATTCACGGTCTTGAAGACAGCTACATTCCCAGTAGCATGACAGTGACTATGTATAACATAAAAAAAGGAGCTAAAAAACTTTATTTAGCTCCTAATGCTGGTCATGTCAAAGCCTATTGGCACAATCGACAGGAATATAATACATTATTAGGGGAGTTTCTAAAAGAAATTGATTTTTGA
- a CDS encoding GIY-YIG nuclease family protein, with protein MPYTYILQCVDETFYIGWTTDLHNRLKVHNEGKGARYTRGRLPVKLVYWELHSNRSDAQKREVDLRRLKRREKEDLVKSFQQVKTLDLP; from the coding sequence ATGCCCTATACTTATATACTACAATGCGTTGATGAAACCTTTTATATAGGATGGACTACAGATTTACATAATCGATTGAAGGTTCACAATGAAGGAAAAGGTGCTCGTTATACTAGAGGAAGGCTTCCAGTAAAATTAGTATACTGGGAGCTGCACAGCAACCGTAGCGATGCACAGAAAAGAGAAGTTGACTTGAGACGTCTTAAGCGAAGGGAGAAAGAAGATTTAGTGAAATCTTTTCAACAGGTTAAAACATTGGATTTACCTTAA
- a CDS encoding Spo0E family sporulation regulatory protein-aspartic acid phosphatase, giving the protein MNNNKIELEVLRKQLNDALAENGGKVTKDIIKTSQQLDRIIETYLCSQKESDT; this is encoded by the coding sequence ATGAATAACAATAAAATTGAGTTAGAGGTATTAAGAAAACAATTAAATGATGCTCTTGCAGAAAATGGCGGAAAGGTTACAAAGGACATTATAAAAACAAGTCAACAATTGGATAGGATAATTGAGACCTATTTATGTAGTCAGAAAGAAAGTGACACGTAA
- a CDS encoding ferritin, whose protein sequence is MISENLVKEFNLQLKYEFASASYYLAMAAYCKDLDLDGFANFFIVQAEEERFHAMKFFNFINELGGRTLVYGFEDPKNDFTSLEEVFTDALKHEKFVTSRINHLMDLAVQEKNYACVSFLNWFIDEQVEEEATMTAIINKLKRIGENSHAIYMLDTELAQRTFTPPAGEQ, encoded by the coding sequence ATGATTTCAGAAAACTTAGTAAAAGAATTTAATCTACAGCTAAAATATGAATTTGCTTCAGCCAGCTATTATTTAGCTATGGCGGCCTATTGCAAAGACCTAGATTTAGATGGATTTGCTAATTTCTTTATTGTGCAGGCTGAAGAAGAAAGATTTCACGCTATGAAGTTCTTTAATTTCATCAATGAGTTAGGAGGACGTACTTTAGTTTATGGTTTCGAAGATCCTAAAAATGACTTTACTTCTCTAGAAGAGGTATTTACTGATGCTTTAAAACACGAAAAATTTGTCACCAGTAGAATTAATCATTTAATGGATTTAGCTGTACAGGAAAAAAATTATGCTTGTGTTAGCTTTTTAAATTGGTTTATTGATGAACAAGTTGAAGAGGAAGCCACCATGACTGCTATCATTAATAAACTTAAAAGAATTGGTGAAAACAGCCATGCCATCTATATGTTGGATACCGAGCTAGCACAAAGAACCTTTACGCCCCCAGCTGGTGAACAATAG
- a CDS encoding Cof-type HAD-IIB family hydrolase, which yields MTYKLLATDMDGTLLMDNKVLSKENIEALKKAKEIGIEIVICTGRPYVTVKPYLEKLGFDCWVVTNNGAVIRNKEGKIISVIYMRSEALEETIKLLEEETVYYHVSDEKYTFIKSIRERIRFIKQFILQTEVSYWRAILLAPWIVLCRGNHKKVDFSSFVRQGGRAASIFILSEEKEQLQKIKKKIEKVRNIDITSSGFNNIEVLDAEATKGKALEKISNLINVKKEEIIAVGDNLNDLSMIQYAGLGVAMKNGEKEVIEAANWVTTTNQEHGIAHLIEYIMAQEKEDIIVS from the coding sequence ATGACTTATAAATTATTGGCAACAGACATGGACGGTACCTTACTGATGGATAACAAAGTTTTATCCAAGGAGAATATAGAAGCTTTAAAAAAGGCAAAGGAAATAGGGATAGAAATAGTGATTTGTACTGGAAGGCCCTATGTTACGGTCAAACCCTATTTAGAAAAATTGGGCTTTGATTGCTGGGTTGTTACAAACAATGGAGCTGTAATTAGAAATAAAGAAGGTAAGATTATTTCTGTAATTTATATGAGGTCAGAGGCTTTAGAGGAAACCATTAAGCTATTAGAAGAGGAAACCGTATACTATCATGTATCAGACGAAAAATATACTTTTATAAAAAGTATTAGAGAACGAATCCGATTTATTAAACAATTTATATTACAAACAGAGGTTTCCTATTGGAGGGCAATTTTATTAGCACCATGGATTGTTCTGTGTCGAGGAAACCATAAAAAAGTTGATTTTTCCTCCTTCGTACGCCAGGGTGGTAGAGCTGCCAGTATTTTTATTCTTTCTGAAGAAAAGGAACAGCTTCAAAAAATAAAAAAGAAAATAGAAAAAGTTAGAAATATAGATATCACCAGCTCTGGTTTCAATAATATAGAAGTATTAGATGCAGAAGCTACAAAAGGAAAGGCTTTGGAAAAAATTTCTAATTTAATCAATGTAAAAAAAGAGGAAATCATAGCAGTAGGAGATAACTTGAACGACCTTTCTATGATTCAATATGCTGGTTTAGGCGTAGCGATGAAAAACGGAGAAAAAGAGGTAATAGAAGCTGCAAATTGGGTTACAACAACCAACCAAGAACATGGTATAGCCCATCTAATAGAGTATATTATGGCGCAGGAAAAAGAGGACATAATAGTATCATGA
- a CDS encoding ECF transporter S component translates to MEEKVFADKKKKNIVRENSKTKDLVLTGLLVALVFVATRFINIRLPIQSNGGLIHLGNTMLFMIAIVFGSKKAAVAGAFGMGLFDVLSGWAVWAPFTFIIRGVMGYLIGTISQAGGKKGNSFTRNLIAITVGGIWMLLGYYIAEVILYGNWIVPFGSIPGDIVQVVLGAMIGLPMAAALKKSKVV, encoded by the coding sequence GTGGAAGAAAAAGTGTTTGCAGACAAAAAGAAGAAAAACATAGTAAGGGAAAACAGTAAAACCAAGGATTTGGTGCTTACGGGATTATTAGTGGCATTAGTATTTGTAGCAACAAGATTTATCAATATTAGATTACCTATTCAAAGCAACGGAGGCTTAATTCATTTAGGTAATACCATGCTGTTTATGATTGCTATTGTTTTTGGCAGCAAGAAGGCTGCTGTTGCAGGGGCTTTTGGCATGGGACTATTCGATGTTTTGTCAGGATGGGCAGTTTGGGCTCCCTTTACCTTTATTATTAGAGGTGTGATGGGTTACTTAATAGGTACAATTTCTCAAGCAGGTGGGAAAAAAGGGAACAGCTTTACAAGGAACTTAATTGCCATCACTGTGGGTGGAATTTGGATGCTGCTAGGTTACTATATAGCGGAAGTAATCCTTTATGGCAACTGGATTGTACCCTTTGGCTCAATACCAGGAGATATTGTTCAAGTTGTGCTAGGGGCGATGATTGGATTACCAATGGCAGCTGCTTTGAAAAAGTCTAAAGTAGTATAA
- a CDS encoding pyridoxal-phosphate-dependent aminotransferase family protein yields the protein MKVPLIMTPGPTYISERVRRALSREITNPDLDAAFYEFYQETCNQFKKLLHTKNDVLILSGEGILGLEAACASLIEPGDKVLVIDNGIFGKGFGDFASMYGGEVQFFQSDYESAVEVDKLQKFLETNHDFKLATLVHCETPSGITNPIDIICPMLKKYGILTVVDAVSSIGGEVLNTDAWKIDIVLGGSQKVLSAPPGLTFLSISEEAWKTILNRKTPIIGYYCNLSIWKNWYEDQWFPYTQPISDIYALRAAVDILLEDKKALERHAKIAQALRRSLIEAGIQLYPKDGFSNTVTTFMVPEGVSFRRIYEDMMKEHGIMIAGAFDFLKDKVIRIGHMGENCYEEKIYSTLKALDQVLKSHGILLKGELHKLFVAYV from the coding sequence ATGAAGGTGCCTTTGATCATGACACCAGGGCCTACTTACATAAGTGAGAGGGTGAGGAGGGCATTATCTAGAGAAATAACAAATCCTGATTTAGACGCAGCTTTTTATGAATTTTATCAAGAAACCTGTAATCAATTTAAAAAATTGTTGCATACAAAAAATGATGTGCTGATATTAAGTGGGGAAGGGATATTGGGATTAGAAGCCGCATGCGCCTCTCTCATTGAACCAGGGGATAAGGTATTGGTGATAGACAATGGTATTTTTGGTAAGGGATTTGGAGATTTTGCAAGCATGTATGGCGGGGAAGTACAATTTTTTCAATCGGATTATGAGAGCGCTGTGGAGGTTGATAAGTTACAAAAGTTTTTAGAGACAAATCATGACTTTAAGCTAGCAACCTTGGTACATTGTGAGACGCCCTCAGGTATTACAAATCCGATAGATATCATCTGCCCTATGTTGAAAAAGTATGGTATCCTTACTGTGGTGGATGCAGTTTCTTCTATTGGTGGAGAAGTGTTAAATACAGATGCATGGAAGATAGATATCGTGTTAGGGGGATCACAAAAGGTTTTATCAGCACCTCCAGGACTAACTTTTCTAAGTATCAGCGAAGAAGCTTGGAAAACAATATTAAACCGAAAAACTCCTATTATAGGCTATTACTGTAATCTTTCTATTTGGAAAAACTGGTATGAAGATCAATGGTTTCCATATACGCAGCCTATTAGTGATATCTATGCTCTAAGAGCAGCAGTAGATATACTGCTGGAGGATAAAAAGGCATTAGAAAGACATGCAAAAATTGCCCAAGCCCTTAGAAGAAGCTTAATAGAGGCAGGCATACAATTGTATCCCAAAGATGGTTTTTCTAATACTGTGACTACCTTTATGGTGCCAGAGGGGGTGTCATTTCGACGTATTTATGAAGATATGATGAAAGAGCATGGTATTATGATTGCCGGAGCCTTTGATTTTTTAAAGGATAAGGTAATCAGAATCGGTCATATGGGAGAAAATTGTTATGAAGAAAAAATATATAGTACATTAAAGGCACTGGACCAAGTCTTGAAGAGTCACGGCATTTTATTAAAGGGAGAACTACATAAGTTATTTGTAGCGTACGTATAG
- a CDS encoding threonine ammonia-lyase — protein MVNFRDILGARERIKKHIWKTPLDFSMNLSTKERNVFLKLECQQKLKSFKIRGALSKLTSLTEEEKQRGVMTVSSGNHGAGISYGTSLLKGIKATVFVPANTPEAKVEKIKYYGAAIQLQGKNYDETYKIAMNYAKERQLNFIDSSSDAEVIAGQGTIAMEILEVNPSIDTILVPIGGGGMITGIGVAAKAIKPSIKVIGVQTAACPAMVQSLKHKVCYTEFPTENSICEALVGGVGEVPYHMAGKCIDDILLVEEVWIKKAVLDLLYKERVVAEPSGAIGYAAYMMKQHLFKSKNTAIIISGGNLNFQLVEDAFTESWMKVL, from the coding sequence GTGGTAAATTTTCGGGATATCTTAGGGGCGAGGGAACGTATTAAGAAGCACATATGGAAAACACCACTGGATTTTTCCATGAATTTAAGCACAAAAGAGAGAAATGTTTTTCTAAAACTAGAGTGTCAACAAAAACTAAAGAGCTTTAAAATAAGAGGTGCTTTAAGCAAACTAACTAGTTTAACAGAGGAAGAAAAGCAAAGGGGCGTTATGACGGTTTCCTCTGGGAACCATGGAGCAGGGATAAGCTATGGCACCAGTTTGTTAAAGGGTATAAAGGCTACAGTATTTGTACCTGCCAACACACCAGAAGCTAAAGTAGAAAAAATTAAATATTATGGTGCAGCGATTCAGCTACAGGGAAAAAATTATGATGAAACCTATAAAATTGCTATGAATTATGCAAAAGAAAGGCAGCTAAACTTTATTGATTCTTCTTCTGATGCAGAGGTGATTGCAGGACAAGGTACAATTGCTATGGAAATTTTAGAGGTAAATCCAAGTATAGATACGATACTTGTCCCCATAGGAGGAGGAGGGATGATTACTGGTATAGGTGTAGCTGCTAAAGCCATCAAGCCTTCTATTAAAGTGATTGGGGTGCAAACCGCTGCTTGTCCTGCTATGGTACAATCCCTAAAACATAAGGTATGTTATACGGAATTTCCTACGGAAAACTCTATATGCGAAGCATTGGTAGGCGGTGTTGGAGAAGTTCCTTATCATATGGCCGGTAAGTGTATTGATGATATTCTCCTAGTAGAGGAAGTGTGGATTAAAAAAGCAGTATTAGATTTACTATATAAAGAAAGAGTGGTGGCGGAACCTTCAGGAGCCATTGGCTATGCTGCCTATATGATGAAACAGCATCTATTTAAAAGTAAAAATACCGCTATTATCATATCAGGTGGAAATTTGAATTTTCAATTAGTAGAAGATGCATTTACAGAGTCTTGGATGAAGGTATTGTAA
- the asnA gene encoding aspartate--ammonia ligase has translation MKDLQELLIIPRGYKSSLSIRETAVAIKKIKDYFETRLAEELNLTRVSAPLFVRPETGLNDNLNGVERPVAFDVKGIDGKAVEIVHSLAKWKRMALYKYDFSAGEGLYTDMNAIRRDEDLDNLHSVYVDQWDWEKIIAKEDRNIDILKAVVKSIYRVFKDTEKYLATCYPDFETFLPEEITFITTQQLEDMYPDFTAKERENAIAKEKGAVFIMEIGDTLKSGMKHDGRSPDYDDWHLNGDILFWYPVLEMALELSSMGIRVDEEALERQLKLAGCEERKQLNYHQLILNKELPYTIGGGIGQSRICMFFLRKAHIGEVQAAIWAEDMIAACEAANIHLL, from the coding sequence ATGAAGGATTTACAGGAGTTATTAATCATACCTAGAGGATATAAGTCTAGTTTAAGTATTCGTGAGACAGCGGTTGCTATTAAAAAAATTAAAGATTATTTTGAAACGAGGTTAGCAGAAGAATTAAACCTGACAAGGGTATCAGCACCTCTATTTGTTCGACCTGAAACTGGTTTAAACGATAATCTAAATGGCGTTGAACGCCCTGTTGCTTTTGATGTAAAGGGTATTGATGGTAAAGCAGTAGAAATTGTTCACTCCTTAGCAAAGTGGAAGCGAATGGCTTTATATAAGTATGATTTTAGTGCAGGAGAAGGTTTATATACTGATATGAATGCTATTCGTCGTGATGAGGATCTAGATAATCTACACTCTGTTTATGTAGATCAGTGGGATTGGGAAAAAATCATTGCTAAAGAAGATAGAAATATTGATATACTGAAGGCGGTTGTGAAAAGTATTTATAGGGTATTTAAGGATACAGAAAAATATTTAGCTACTTGTTACCCAGATTTTGAAACTTTTCTTCCAGAAGAAATTACTTTTATTACAACACAGCAACTAGAAGATATGTATCCAGATTTTACTGCAAAGGAAAGAGAAAATGCTATTGCAAAAGAAAAGGGAGCAGTTTTTATCATGGAAATTGGTGATACTTTAAAGTCAGGCATGAAGCATGACGGACGTTCTCCTGACTATGATGATTGGCATTTAAACGGAGATATTCTATTTTGGTATCCTGTATTAGAAATGGCTTTAGAGTTGTCTTCAATGGGTATTCGTGTGGATGAGGAGGCTTTAGAAAGACAGTTGAAGCTAGCAGGGTGTGAAGAGCGAAAACAATTGAATTATCATCAGTTAATTTTAAATAAAGAGCTTCCCTACACGATTGGTGGAGGCATAGGACAATCAAGAATATGCATGTTTTTCCTAAGAAAAGCACATATTGGAGAAGTACAGGCAGCGATATGGGCTGAAGATATGATAGCAGCTTGCGAAGCTGCAAATATTCATCTATTATAA
- a CDS encoding spore coat protein, protein MQEKDMVNDILSMTKAGMTEYTRAIGEASDQGLRQTLQQMRNGDEQFQYSLYQIAEQKGYYQSAQSASQQELQQVKSQLTQGMNNMQ, encoded by the coding sequence ATGCAAGAAAAAGATATGGTAAATGATATACTAAGCATGACGAAGGCTGGTATGACAGAATATACAAGAGCTATAGGGGAAGCATCTGATCAAGGTTTAAGACAAACTTTACAACAAATGAGAAATGGCGATGAGCAATTTCAATATAGCTTATATCAAATAGCTGAGCAAAAAGGTTATTATCAATCAGCTCAATCAGCAAGTCAGCAGGAGTTACAACAAGTAAAATCACAGTTAACTCAAGGGATGAATAATATGCAGTAA